Within Trichoderma atroviride chromosome 2, complete sequence, the genomic segment TCCCTCCCAGCCTGCTTTTGCTTCAGCCCTCGTATTCCAGTCTTGCCTTGCTTCAGCCACCGCCGGCCTCACCCGATTCCTCTCAATGCTGTCATGACATCTGTTATAAAAACATGCCTCTAATGCCGTGCCTCGCCTTGTAGGAAAAGAGATACCGCTCCATGCAGGAGCATATTCGCCGTGCACATCCTGAGCATTACATCTCCAAGCTTCCCGCCACCGAGGAGAGCTTCCTGCTCATGATTAACACCCCGGCGCAAGACCGCCGCCAGGATGGAACGCCAACCACAGCTGCTTCCAGTTGGTCTCACTGACCTTGTTTCTTGTGTATTTGTCGCTAATGAGGCGCCCAAGGTTTCCACGATCGCCATTCATTCTACAGGGACGAATCGAGCAATCCCGGGACGCCGCGGCACGGCGACGACCAGCCGCTGCCCGGCACCAGCTCCATTCTCGGAACAGccagcgcagcagccgcccTGGCTGATTTAAAGAGGGAATCCGACGTGGAGGTAAGTGACCCAATGTCGCAGAATGCATGCATCAATCACATGTGCCCCGCGGCGCGGCTTCTATCGATAGAAGGGTGTCTTATCGGATGCAACTATCGATAATGGGATGCCCCACGATGTTTTGACAGAGGGCCGCTAACATGGAGCTTCTCATTGACGTCAGGGATACTACTCCGACCTGGATGCTCGGCGCAGGCCTAGAAAGTCCATTGAGCTGCCGcccatcaacttcaacaacatcacGAGCGATCCGTTTTCCAGCAGGCCTCGCGAGATTCTACCGTCTCTTCTAAACGTCTCACCACCCGGGCGATCCTCTACTCTACCTCCCCTCCAGCGCCCATTGGGACCAGCCCGGCCTCGCAAGCAGTCTATATCCAAGAAGAATCGCGAATCCCAccacaagaagaagccttcGCGCGGCACTGCGGCGGATTGGCTACGGCGCATCCAGAATGAAAGCATCGGGCCCGGCGGCCGCGATCGAAAGGCTCTCTCTGCCGAGCCTTCCGCCGACTATGGCAAACGCTGGGAGGATCTGATTGATGCGGCGGACCAGGCCGCATCTGCAGCGGGCGACGTCAACGAGGACCGCACTCCGGTAAGCCGCGCTGATGGGGAGAAATCTGCTCATCCGTGTTCCACAGCAACATCTCTAACTGTATCAAAGATGCCTCAATCCCCCCGTCTCAATCCACCGGTCATCTCTACCTCCCTTTAGCCACCCCCAGTTCCACTCCGCCAGCAACAACTACCAAGCTTCTCCCTTACAGCAAGCCCTGACGCCGCCCTCGTATAATCAGGACGTGATTGAGCCCTTCCCGTCCGTCGAGAGCGGCGAGAGCGGAGACAACTTCCACATTGGGTCCCGCGGGTTGCCCGACTCCTCCCCGACCTACAACTCGCAAAACATCCAAATCTACTGTGCTG encodes:
- a CDS encoding uncharacterized protein (EggNog:ENOG41), which gives rise to MPPRSTLTSSFSITDSQNEVVCPLRNQDGSSCRKRCIGEKRYRSMQEHIRRAHPEHYISKLPATEESFLLMINTPAQDRRQDGTPTTAASSFHDRHSFYRDESSNPGTPRHGDDQPLPGTSSILGTASAAAALADLKRESDVEGYYSDLDARRRPRKSIELPPINFNNITSDPFSSRPREILPSLLNVSPPGRSSTLPPLQRPLGPARPRKQSISKKNRESHHKKKPSRGTAADWLRRIQNESIGPGGRDRKALSAEPSADYGKRWEDLIDAADQAASAAGDVNEDRTPMPQSPRLNPPVISTSL